From Candoia aspera isolate rCanAsp1 chromosome 4, rCanAsp1.hap2, whole genome shotgun sequence, a single genomic window includes:
- the LOC134495537 gene encoding uncharacterized protein LOC134495537 isoform X2, translating to MRVHRSKEILHLIPVYSCIIILSLIPLSDNFELISPLFVIGNVGQDVILPCHVNFKTQAKLTTIQWNKRVNSTIENIYQFTASVGEAIYGQNYTARAVVSKEGLNTGDVSLKLKKVQMFDEGSYSCSVKSSEGWADQVQIVLQVEKLGGNSSTPSCLNWALPLLCILTLLLLVLIAGFVFYCKRKEKQMKAQMKNSENNPNPLVEQPQENRVLLSPFKIQDTQDQLGK from the exons ATGAGAGTCCATAGAAGTAAAGAAATACTCCATCTCATTCCTGTTTACTCCTGCATCATAATCCTGTCATTGATTCCTTTATCAG ACAATTTTGAATTGATTTCCCCCTTATTTGTCATTGGAAATGTGGGCCAAGATGTCATCCTACCATGCCATGTCAATTTTAAGACTCAAGCAAAACTTACCACAATTCAATGGAACAAAAGAGTCAACAGTACCATTGAGAACATCTACCAATTTACAGCATCTGTTGGTGAGGCTATCTATGGGCAGAACTATACAGCCAGAGCAGTTGTTTCCAAAGAAGGATTGAACACTGGAGATGTCTCCTTAAAGCTGAAAAAGGTCCAGATGTTTGATGAAGGAAGCTACAGTTGCTCGGTCAAATCATCTGAAGGCTGGGCTGATCAGGTCCAAATAGTTCTTCAGGTGGAAAAGTTAGGAG GCAATTCATCAACACCATCGTGCTTGAACTGGGCTCTTCCTTTACTTTGCATCTTAACTTTACTACTTCTTGTTCTAATAGCTGGATTTGTTTTTTATTGCAAAAGAAAAG AAAAACAGATGAAAGCCCAgatgaaaaattcagaaaataatcCAAATCCACTTGTAG AACAACCCCAAGAAAACAGAGTTCTGCTTTCACCATTCAAAATACAAG